The nucleotide window AAACTTATAAGGCTTAAAAATGGTTTTTATATTATCGCTGAAAAAATTGAAAATGCTTTCGTCCCTTATGAGCAAATTGCCAATCTTCTTTATGGGCCTTCTTATATTAGTTTTGAGTGGGCGCTTTCTTACTATGGAATAATTCCTGAAGGAGTTTATGTTGTTACTTCAGTATCCGCAACAAAATCCAAGAGCTACAATACCCCTATTGGCACCTTTGATTACATTTATTTAAGTCATAATAGGTACGCTATTGGAATTGATCAAAAAGAAAACGCAGCCGGAAATTTTTTGATTGCCACGCCGGAAAAGGCGCTTGCGGATCTTGTAAACTTAAAAGGAAAGAAATTATCGGGAAAAGATCTACTTACCGATTTAGTCGAAGGCAGAAGAATAGACCCCGACGAGCTAAAAAAACTAAATAAACAGCATCTCTCTGACATAGCCGAGAAATACCGATCCCAATCTGTCAAAGAGTTAATTCACATATTAGGGTACTTATGAAACAATTACTTAAGCCTTATCAAGCCATTAAAATCAGTGAACAGACCAAAATCCGCGAAATATTGCAGCAAACGGCTCTTCTTGGTCTTCAAAGACATGGCTTTTTTGAAAAAGCCGCTTTTTATGGAGGAACGGCTTTAAGGATTTTGTATGGCCTTGATCGGTTTAGTGAAGATTTAGATTTTACATTACTTAAACCCGATCCGAATTTTGACTTTAGTATTTATCTTGAAGGGATGCGGAAAGAACTAGCCGGTTTTGGCTATCAGATGGATGTCAATGTCAAAACAAAAAATATAGACACTTGCGTTGTTTCAGCGTTTATGAAAATGAATACCATTGAGTACTACTTATCCATCAACGAAGAAAAGAAAACAAAATCGATTAACCATAATGAGAAGATACAAATTAAACTGGAAGTCGATACCGATCCGCCCCTTGACTTTCGCATCGAAAACCGCATCGTCCTCTCCCCTGTATCTTTCTATGTACTTACTTTAAATAAAATGGATTTATTTGCGGGTAAGATGCACGCCATTCTTTATCGAGCCTGGAAAGGAAGGGTTAAAGGTCGGGATTGGTATGACTTGATTTGGTACATCAGCAATCAAGTCCCCCTTGGACTTAGATATTTGGAAAGCCGGATGAAGCAAACAGAGGTGCTATCGTTAGACGATCGCCTTACAAAAGAAAAGGTTCTTTCTCTATTAAAACAAAAGATAGATGAGATTGACTGGAATAGCGCTAAAGCAGATATGCGCCCTTTTATAGCAGACCCTGAGCGTTTAGATATTTGGTCTCCTCAATTTTTTCATGATCTTATAGAAGCCATGAAAGTTGAGTGATAAGGGATGCCCGGCTTAAAAACTTAAGCCGGGCAATCAAGAAATCAAGATTAACCTTGAATGTCGATGCTCTTCTTGCTGCCCGGTTGATCATGGCTATACATGAGTCCTGTCCAAACGGAATAGATAAGAGTATTTCCCGGGTCTCGCATCAAGTCTACAAAAGCAGAAAGTTCTTTTGTGGTCATAACACCGCTTCTGACAGTTCCGCTTAATATCTCCTTCGCATTATCAAGGTTAGTATGCAGCACTTCAAGGTTTCTTTGAATAGAGTTCAGTAGAGAATCCCGATCGGAGATAATTTCAGCATTGACTCGGCTAGCTAAAACGTTAGCCCTATCTCCGCCAAGCGAGTTACTGACAAGGCCTGTGATATGCTGTCTTAAAGCTTCTCCAACCGAGGCTTGATCAAGATAAGGTCCGCCTACATTGAAAAGTCCAATAGAGCCGCCTCCAATGCCGAGATCGACACCTGCTGCCATTCTTCCGGCTAGCCCCCTATCCAAATTAAAGCTTCCGATCAGCTTGTCCCGGATTAAGGCTCTTAAGCCAAGAACTGTTCCAACCCCTCCGACTTCTTGTTTAATGGCTTCCCGAAGCGCGTCGACGAAAAGGTTTATTTCAGCTTCGTGAATCCCTCTTTTTAAAAGATTGCCTTCAAGAGAAGAAATCAGGGTATTTTGATTTAGAAGCGCAACATTTGTAGCTTCTTGGCTTAAAGAGTTAATGGCTCCAAAAGCTGCAGCGGCAGCATCTCCTATGTCGTAGCCTCTATTGACAAGAGATCGAATGATGGCAGTTCTTATATCTCTTAGAGTAATATCGCGTCTCTTAATATCATTTGTGACAGCCTCTCTAACAATCTGATCTTTAACAATATTATCGGCGATTATATTGCTTTTAATTTGAGAGCGGTTGATGTCTTCTTGATATCTGAAATCATTTTCAATGCTTTCTTTTAAAATTGAATTTTCAAGCTGTCTTTTAGCTTCCAATTCTTTTGCGACATCGCTTGCAATGTCATCCGGATTCGCCACTTGATCTAAAAGAGCTTTTTTAATGTCGTCTTGAGAGATGGCATTTTGAAGTAAAGATTGCGATAGCTGATCTTGGCTTACGTTTTGCTGATCTAAAAGTCCAAGCACTTCAAGAGTTGTTTGGAAAGCTAAATCTCTTGCCGCGGTGGTATCAAACCCGGCTTCTTCAAGAGCTTTAGTTAATGCGGTTAAAAAGCCATTCGGGCCTTCTCCTGCATTTGCAAGAGCAGACCTTATCGTTTCGCCGGCAGTTGACCTGTCAAGGCCAGCTCCAACAAGCAGTCCGGTGGCTAAGGAACTTGTAAATCCATTTCCGACAAGCTCTGTAAAAGTCGGTGGGGATAAAACATTACTTCCAAGAGCTTGAACCCCTGGAAGCAAACTTAAAAGCTGGGCTGCAAGCCCGGGTGTTCCAAGAGCTACATTTAACTGCAGAAGAGAGACTAAACCTAAACTTACCCCAATTCCTGCGGCAAATGAGCCTGCAAGATTAGAAATCTTATCTTGGGATAGATTTCCAAGGGCCGGGTCTGCTTTTAACGATTGCAAGACCGTTTCATGAAGAATTTCACCATTGATTAGATTGCGTATTTCATTCGCAAAAGATAGTGAAAAGACTACATTTACAGCAGCTTCATCGATTCCAATATAAGGCAGAAGTGAAAGGGAGGGTAAAGAACCTGCTAAAAAGGCAACTGTTGGTCCGGCTGAATTTAAAGAAGCCGATTGGGCTAGGACTAACGAATCCGCTCTTAAGCTATCAAAAGTTCTTGATGAAAGAGGAATTTGAAGCCCTTTCATCGCAGAATCCCATAAAGCTTGGGAAAGAATCAAATCCAATGTTTTAAAAAGCCCAAGGGCTGTTGCCGCATAGCCGACGCTTGGCGCTTCGCTTGGGGTTTGCGATTCTCCGGGGACTGCAGGGTCTCCTCCAAGCCTTGCTAAAATGGCTTTCCCCCTATTGGTGGCTTTAAAAAACTCTTTGTCCAAGTCGGCATTTTTCAGTTTATCAGAGAAGTTTTGAAGAAAGATCATCCCATTTTGATAAGTCGCCACAAAAGCATCAAAGTAAGCTTTATCATCAGGAGGGGGGTTATTCAAGACAGGAGCTAATGCAATCGGGGCTCTTAAAGGGATAGCCGTCCCTTGAGCCGGTGGAAAAGGAGGCAAGCCAGGCATATAATCCCTTAAAGGCAGCGGGTCTTGTTTTTCAAAGGGCGGAAACCCAAATTGCGCTCTTGTTTGGTTAACGATATCAATATTTGCGTTATTGGCAGCTATTTGCGCATTATAAGCTGTGATAGCTGCGTTAATAGCATCAATGTTTACGTTTTGAGATGCTGCAAAAGCTGTATAATCGGCATAAGCTTGAGCTAAAACTGCATCGTTTAAATAATTTAGGCTTAATGGATCATAATAATCAGCAATTGCTTGGTTTAAAGCTGCAATAGCGCTATTCTCAGTAGGCGGAAGACCGCCATCTACTGTCGAATTGTACTGAGTAATTTCGAGGTTGATTTCAGTTGTTTCCAAGCCCCGTTTCTTCATAACAGCCTCTTGAACTCGAACAGCATTATAAACTTGGGCTGACAAGGCTCTAAGGTCGCTTGCTCGTTGTACGAGCATTTGATAAAACTTTTTACTTGCCTCGCTTTCTTTAGACTCAGAGCTATAAAGCTGATTTCGTAAAAGATCTATGGATTCATTGATAGCTCTTGCATAAGAGGCAATACTTGGAAATCCGCTTGAAACATCGCTCGGATCAAGGGTTTGGCTGATTACTAACAATGGGAAGGAGGGCAAGGGGTAAAACGCCCCTCCCGGCTGAAACTGATCGGAAAGAGGCCCGCTTGTCGGAGGTTCCTCAAAGTAGTAATACTGGGTGTTGCCAACGCCAGATGATGGTCCAGACATATATTTCACCCTTTTTTATTATTAATTATTAATATTAAACACTTACTCCACCCGACCACTTGCCTTCAAGCGTTTGTTTTCCTCTCGAGGAATTCTTAAGAGTGTACACAAGCGAGTTTGTCGGCTCAAATAATCGATTTAAGACAATTAGGGATTCCATCGTCGGATGAATAAATCCTTTTAAGTCTTTTGCAAAAGCCCTTTTTTGCATTTCAAGGCTTGCATTATTGGCATCTTCCGGAATGAATTCTTCATAGCCGTTGATAATTTCCTGAAGCAACGAATCTTGGTTTGGAAGTTTTTTGCCTTGGTTCTTAGTGTCGATGCCAAACAATATTAAAATCAGTTTAGAGGCGGACTTTTCCGCCTTTTCTTTATCTACAATCTTTTCATACTGTTCTTGGGCTAAAGAATAAAGCTCATTTGCAATCCCTTGAACAGTTGACGCTTGGCCTTCTTTAGAAAGCACGTTGAAATCAGAAAATGCTCTTGCAAATCCAAAGGAAGTGTTTTCAATTTCATTTTTTGCAAGATCGTAATTAATTAAGCTCCAAGCGTTTATGGTGTCTAAAACAGCTTTCTTAAAGACGCTTTCAGATTCGAAAATAAAAGTTGATCTCGAAAGAGAAGCAGCAAGGTCTATTGCAGCGTAAGGAGCTTTTTGACTATCGAATCCGCATTCGATCAATATTTTTAAAAGCGATTCTTTAAGAACCTCAAGTCGAATATTTGGTGTCACCAAGAGATTATTGACAAGGGATAAGACTCTATCGTTTGTCAAAGCCGGCTCTTTTTTTATCTTGGATGCCTCACCTTTTAACACAGTAAAAAAAGCTTCTTTTAAGATATTTCTAAAACTTGCCTCTGAATCCATTTTTTGAGCTGAGAGAAGCGTTTCATGAGCTACCTTCCAAGATAGGCTTTCAGAATAAGCTTTGCTTATCCCCTTTTTCTGCATTAAAAAGTTTAAGGCTTTCTTTAAAGCGCTTTCTTGCAAATTAAATTGCTCCTTAGCGTCAAATATAAACTTTGAATCTTCATAAGATTCATAAAGCGGAATTTGCTGGATAAAAAGGTTAATCATGATTTGCATGCTCACCTTAAAGGCCTCCTCCTTAGAAAAGCCTTGCTCCAAAAGTTCTTTTTCAATTTGATTTTTTAAGAATCTCTTATCCCAAATTATTTGAGGTGTTCCAAGGAAGGAAACTTCTTTTGCCCTTTCAAATTTTAACCCCCCGTAGAGGACTAAAATCTTTTCAATAGCCTCTTTAAGTAAAGCCTCGCTTAAAAAAACAAAAGGCTCTTCTTTTAGGTGCAGAAAGACTAGGTCAGCTACTTTTTCGTCCGCTTGATCTTGCAGCCCTTGAATTAAAACCTTTTTCATCTCATCTATTTGAAGAAGATGAGAAGGATCCATTCCTTCTACTAAATTTTCGATATCGAAATAATTTAAAGCGCTCGGATTCATTAAAAGGATTGTTAAGTTAGAGGCCGAAATTTCTTCTAAAGAGGTCTCATTGTCGTAAATAAGAGAGGCTTTCATGCTGTCTGAATACTTTTCCGCTTCTTTAGCAAAGCCGACAGCTTTAAAAATCGTTTTAAAATTAGTTTTTCCCCCTTCATCACCCCATAATTTTGCAAGATCCAGCTCTCCTACTTTTTTTTGAGCCTCGGCTCGATTCATTCCAAGATGCAGAAGAGCTTCAAACAAAGCATATTTAAAATTTAGAGGGCTTTCAAAAGAAGCTGGCAAACTCATTGCAATGCTCGAGGCCTTTTCGCTTAAGCCGTCCTCTTCAGTTCCGATTAAATCAAAAATTATTTTTTTTAAGGGGGCTTGGCTTGCAGCCAAGGTAAGAGAAGCAAAACCCGCAATTTTATCCGCCTTATCGTTTATGATGAGAAGTTTATCCCTTAAGGTCGTTTTTAAGCCTAATTTTAATGCTTCTGTAAAAGATATTGGACTAATATCCCCTTTTAAAAGTGTTTTGATGGCTTCGGCAAGAGATCGCATCGCCTGCGATGTGATCTCTAAAATATTTTCTATATTTATATCCAACCCATGTTTTTTATAAGCGATTCCTTTATCGATAGCTTTAAGAATCCGGTTTCCGGCCCCTTCTTCTTGAGAAATTGAGGGATAGGAATAAAGTATCTCTTGAATGAGCAACATCCATTTTGAAAGGTCTGCTTGAGACACATTTCTCTCTTGCAAACCGCTTTCAATATTGCTTAAGAAAAGCTTGTATTCGGAATCTACAGCTTCCTTTGCAAAGTCATTAAGCTTCCCGTTTTTAAAATAAGCTATATAGGAGTTTGCTAATCGAAAGGCTTCATCGCTTGTCTTAAGTTTTAGCAGTTCTTGAAAAAGCCTGTCTTTTAAGGTGCTTAACAGCACTCGTTTTTTAAAGTTGAATTCCTTGAAAATGGCTTCTAGGGGTTTTTCTAGCTCTTTCACCTCTTCTTCCGTGAAGTAAGAAAGAGCCTCCTCGTCAATTAAATAAGAAAACCCCTTTGACTCAATGAGCGGCCAGTAAAAGGAAAGGTCCTCATCTTCCCTTACAAGGGGTACAAAAGGGTTTTTTCTTTGGATGAACGAAGATATATTAAAAGCGATTTTTAAAGCATGCAGCTTAGGCAGCCCTTCAAGCTGCAAGTGGCTTGAAAGAGATCTTGTATACTCGACTAAAGAATTATAAGGGCCAAGCGAAAGGGAGAGATCAATCAGCTTATCTGCAAGGTTTATAGCTCTATCTTCTTCAAGACCTAGGGTTATTAACTCTTCAGATAAAAGATTTTTTATTTCAAGTTTAATGGCTGTTTCTTCTAGTAAATCCATCAAATCGTAAGGGGATTCTTTAGAAAGAGGCTTATTCTCTCCTGTAAGAAGCGAGCTTATCTGTTTCGTAAACCCTTTGGATTTTAAAGCATAGGAGACTGCCATAAAAGCTGAAATTGAAAGGGAACTTACTAACACTTGTTTTATCTTCTTAAAGAATTTTTCCTTTTCCTGCTCGCTATAAGTTACAAAAAATTCATTAAAAACCTCTCTAATTTCTTCACTTAGATAAGGCGCTTTAATTATTTCAAGAATCATGGACGCAAAAGATGTAGCTGACGCTAAATAGATGGCATTATTCTGACCCTCCTTTATCTCGTTTACAGGATTTAAGAAACTTAAAGCATGGGGCGCCCCAAGCAAACCGGCATAAAAAAGTAAAGAGAGAGCAAATAACTTAAATTTTAAAGCAATGGTTTCTTTGTCGAGATTTTTCTCTTCTTTTAAGAAGTTCTCGAGAGTATTTAGCAAAGGGACGCTTTGGTTGACGTAGATATTAACATAATTGGATAATGCCAAATGGTTAAGAGCCATAAGAGACGATTCATTGGGAGGCTCTCCCAAAGCAAAGGAAAAGGAATCTCTTAAAACATTTAAATTTTCAAGGGATGAACTTAACGTTATAATCGATAGCTTGGATAAAAAATAGGGAGAGGTAAAAAATGTGTCTAATGGATTTTCATGAACTGCAAGGCTCTCTAGAGTAGGAATTTCTTCACGATTTAAATAATGAGCAGGGGAAAGTTCCTCATTTTCAACAATCTTCATTTTTTGAACCAATGGGAGGGATTGAAAATTAGGATTTGCTCCGAGCCTTAATTCCTCTCTGAAGCGGTTTAGATCTTTTAATTCTTCGTTTAGTTCTTTAACTGTTCTATTAAAATAGGAAATGGAATCGTTAATCTGATCGATTAGAGCGTTTCTTTTAACGGCAAAAAGATTGTATTCTTCGATTATTTTTTTTAATTGAGGGCTTGGAATTCGATCTTTAGCATCAAAAGCATTTATAAGCTTAAGACGCATCCTTTCTTCAGATTCAGGCCTCATATTATAAAGAGCGATATCTTTATTATAAGCTTTTATAGAAGGAGCAAGTTTCTTTAATTCCCTATTAAAGCTCTCTATCAGTTGCAGATATCCTTTAGCTTCCTTTCTGACTTTTTGGAAAAAGATATTTAAGAATGAAATTTTGGCAGGGATTTCCTTTAAGAGGGACTGATAGTTAGGATTAACAGCGGGCCTTGTTTTAGATAAGTTATCTAAAAAAGCCTCTTCTGTAATCGTCTTTTCTTCAGCCGCTTCTTTTAAAAAAGTCCATTTTTTTAACTCGGCTTCCTTAATGCGTTTTAGTTCTTCCTCTCTCGAATCGATCTCTAGACTATCGGATGAACTGATTTTATTAGTTAAGGGAACTTTCTCTTTTTTTAAATCCGGGCCATCCGTTTTTTTAGCCGAGCGAGGAAAAAAATGGCCTTCAAGCCAAAAATCAAGGTAATTGTCCTTATCGCCCATTCTTTTATGCCAAACTCCTTTTTGTTATCCTGTGAAGCACTCCTATATTTGAATCGGTATATTCAAGCCTTCTTCGCTTCCGCCAATATTGGATATCAAGGCATCATGCACGGTGCTTAAGAGCTTGTTTCCATTGGCTAAAAGTGCTTCATTTAAAACAAAAGCATCTAAATCAGGCCTTGCTTGTTCTGCAAGGGACTGTATTAAAGTTTCCTTCATAAGCTCTTCAATTTCTCCAATTGAAGTGTCTTTTTTTATCTGCAAAAGGGATTGAATTTGCTCTGCCATCTGGAAAAGAAGGGCTTTTGGCTTTTCTTTTCCAAAATTCTTTTCATCTTCTTCCGTCCCGATCAAAAGCGAGACAAATTCTTCAGCCTTGGCTTTTCCTTTCTCTGATCCGAAAATCAATGCAAAAGATGTTATTGCAGATTCTGTTAACCTCTCTCTTAATGTGGATAAATTCATAACCTCATTTTGGATTTCTGATTTTAGAGGGTCTTGCGCTTTTCCCATGGCAAGCCCAACTTCCACTTTTTGCGCAAGAGACTCCGCCGCTTCTTTGGACATGTTTTTATTATTTTGAAAAGCTTTCGCAAGCGCTTTTTTAAATGCTTCTTTTGAAATAAAAGCTTCCGAGTCTTGAAAAACTTCGAAAGCGGTTTGCCTTGCAAAATCTTCTTTTGTCATTTCGTTAAAATCAGCTTTGCCTTTTTTTGTCGGAGTTGCCATCAATTTACGCCCCCGCATATAAAATTGCTTGTTTTAAAACTTCTAAACGGATGGCATCGCTAATTTGCAAGCCATAAGCTATTTTCTCTGCGCCATCGACATCCAAAGATCCTATATTGGATAAAATCGCATCCCTGAATACCTCCCTAAAAGATTGATCGCTTTCAAAACTTAAGGGGTTGGTTAAAACAGAAAGGGCTATTTGTTTAGCCGCTTGATTTCTAAGATCCGGGTCTTCGATTAATTTGCCGCTTAATAAACTCGCTAAAATATAATTAGTGATTTCAGTTCCACCTAAGCTTTGTGCTAAAGCAAGAAGCTGTACGACATTTTCAGAAGCTGTTCCTTCAATTCCAGGATTTCCTAGAGGAAAAAAGGTTTCAGATAGTTTAATAGAGATCAAATCAGCTTCTTTTGGATCTAATCCATTTGCAATGAGCGTCGCTTTTAAATTGGTTCGGATGTCATCCCTGTTAACTAAATTATCAAGAACTAGAGAGAACGCAATTTCTTTTGCTGTACTTTCATCCAATCCGAGCTTTGCAAAGAGAATATCGCTTAATATTTCTTTAAAAGAAGCTTCCCCTTGGTAAGCTTGAGGATTAGATAGCAATAAAAAAATCACTTGTTTAACTAGCTGGTCTGCTTCTGTCTCGGAATACTTCCCGCTATTTAAAAGAGCGGTTTTTAGCTCATTTTGTATGATCGCAACGGTGATAAATTGCTCTAGGGATAGATCATTTGCAATTCCAAGGCTTGCTGCAAGAGGCAACCCGTTTGCAAATAAGTAGCTTTGCAAGGCTAATTTAAATCCATCCTCCGGAGAAGATGAATTATTAAAAATAGTATCCAGGGCAAGGCTTGCTAAAAGTTTTACAAAATTAGCATCCCCGACTCCATTTTTAAGGAAAGCTTCTGTCAACTGCTCTTTTAGAGTTTCTTTTTGGAAAAGAGAGTTTAGCGTAATATTTGCAGCCACATCCCTTGCGGTTGCCATATCCACATCTAACGTTAAAGCAGCAGCAGTTATGATTGCTTTTCTAAGGGCTGTATCTGAAGAAAGCGAATCAGGAATACGCAGGGCTAAATTAATAATTGTCTCAGCTGCAATTTTAGCGCTTAGCTCATCCCTTGCAAAGCCCCCTTCAAAGAGCTTTTCTGTTAAAGCGGTTGATAAAGGACCTCTTTTAA belongs to Criblamydia sequanensis CRIB-18 and includes:
- a CDS encoding nucleotidyl transferase AbiEii/AbiGii toxin family protein, with the protein product MKQLLKPYQAIKISEQTKIREILQQTALLGLQRHGFFEKAAFYGGTALRILYGLDRFSEDLDFTLLKPDPNFDFSIYLEGMRKELAGFGYQMDVNVKTKNIDTCVVSAFMKMNTIEYYLSINEEKKTKSINHNEKIQIKLEVDTDPPLDFRIENRIVLSPVSFYVLTLNKMDLFAGKMHAILYRAWKGRVKGRDWYDLIWYISNQVPLGLRYLESRMKQTEVLSLDDRLTKEKVLSLLKQKIDEIDWNSAKADMRPFIADPERLDIWSPQFFHDLIEAMKVE
- a CDS encoding type IV toxin-antitoxin system AbiEi family antitoxin domain-containing protein, coding for MTYPLQSFETAYISAQNLMPLLKDYTNPRDYIFRLVKSGKLIRLKNGFYIIAEKIENAFVPYEQIANLLYGPSYISFEWALSYYGIIPEGVYVVTSVSATKSKSYNTPIGTFDYIYLSHNRYAIGIDQKENAAGNFLIATPEKALADLVNLKGKKLSGKDLLTDLVEGRRIDPDELKKLNKQHLSDIAEKYRSQSVKELIHILGYL